The Paramormyrops kingsleyae isolate MSU_618 chromosome 11, PKINGS_0.4, whole genome shotgun sequence genome includes a window with the following:
- the rerglb gene encoding RERG/RAS-like b: protein MNDIKLALLGREGAGKSALLVRFLTKRFIGEYASSSNFLYHKRFSVDGRQLNLEVFDPCSQRVGSRCILEEPLEWADAFIVVYDIIDRTSFLDAKSILQRIREARTSDCKGEIPVCLVANKQDLCHARQVYQEEGRLLALENKCHFREVSAAEDHQEILSLFTELIRHAMERLKCRADRRRYSGSRSMAQLINDVFCKRRKSV, encoded by the exons ATGAATGACATTAAGCTGGCCCTGCTGGGCAGGGAGGGAGCGGGCAAGTCCG CTCTTTTGGTGAGGTTCCTGACAAAGCGCTTCATCGGAGAGTATGCGTCCAGCAGCA ATTTCTTATACCATAAAAGGTTCTCAGTAGATGGCAGGCAATTAAACCTGGAAGTCTTTGATCCGTGTTCTCAG AGGGTGGGCAGCAGGTGCATCTTGGAGGAGCCTCTGGAATGGGCAGACGCTTTCATTGTGGTGTATGACATCATTGACCGCACGTCCTTCCTCGACGCCAAAAGCATCCTGCAGCGGATCAGGGAGGCCCGTACTTCCGACTGCAAGGG GGAGATTCCTGTCTGCCTGGTGGCGAACAAGCAGGACCTGTGTCACGCCCGGCAGGTGTACCAGGAGGAGGGCCGTCTGCTGGCCCTGGAGAACAAGTGCCACTTCCGGGAGGTGTCAGCAGCAGAGGACCACCAAGAGATCCTCAGCCTCTTCACTGAGCTCATTCGGCACGCCATGGAGCGTCTGAAGTGCCGGGCCGACCGGCGCCGCTACAGCGGCTCCAGGTCCATGGCCCAGCTCATCAACGACGTCTTTTGCAAAAGACGGAAGTCTGTGTGA
- the LOC111840045 gene encoding tripartite motif-containing protein 66-like isoform X1 has translation MDKRCTDCREPRAAQSLCTLCNKRLCYQCTSMHQDHTLAGPSASPGPPLLPEAGRRRAYMGPGCWSTSTLHCHYHRQEPLDLFCETCDLLSCSSCHLFTHKDHRLIHVGKALQEQHWLFENLMAQVEDKRLVVGDIAKQMEARLHSIKNMQRKAENQIKMAKMIMMNELTKRANLLIEQLEKISSEVRQNLENQLQGVMELCAQLGQAQNFICWATLHNRRNPLLFSKELITYQMQCLLVSQLYSDLAPPVKIKFNWDASFWTRQISTLGQVTTEGGSGPHCEGGGCPSVLKPQPIPCAAAPLSLCRSALEQGCSFRPQLCCAHCATPPKSDRLHPDLLIGHTRAPGLGQGSLCHPLSSYPEKSLQRAQPVQPKSVLKPVTRLEDKRPEQNLRGPKCIRAAQSLPSLHQGDQLAGHLDPHSGLVPVAHPRPLPAQPFAQALLPTVDAYYLGFSHSLPRQPAPAQSSLPITLHYSSEPNRSAQLSPGPERQQGRPAAVWSKLEPAPKQVQLAADWSGSLPERRVTLTCAEHSSADAGEQQLAGHCSRTEGSTQQLPVAAGLSPAGMVNHQNQAATTQGTADPANAATPPTAACAGTNQDVQGKHATAQLQQRKEQAASPGPGSSPERQGRRQPAETEQRRLDGGDQRKSTPPRMLEPDHDLPRASLQGARPGSRGAPEEWAAPLSSPPGGDSAGSTLSLATVSKERGQAARQGDRSSPHVQSPLSNAAVSLSRSNSASLLCVSPVTACKTEPDICPYEEINSGDKDSSSTSRKEPSRKGQAVIKIPGSSRVPVVRLERLKIRVKPGFLSKPPVDVEIGPGADPALKRELATTEDPRQSLSSKEQAAVLCWSPLNSEPFEQISADIQPSFSPDADVQSSVRLRSEELLSALTNSTRAEPESDPGPPAELDQRSESEPRSESEPRSESEPRSESEPRSESEPRSESDPASESEPDLDLELDVESEADSESEQQPESDPGLESDSPLESDSDLESEQQPDSEISAESEPEFESHLESDQDSNSDADHITEIIAESDPDPGGLCVHGASPHKLAEAVLLESDHREETVEMENEDFCAVCLNGGDLLCCDRCPKVFHLSCHIPPLLSFPMGDWVCTLCRDIQEPEMEYDCENIRHAAQNAGKAMLYGLSPCDQRKCEKLTMSIACNILSAPFHEPVSPLARHYYQIIRKPMDLSVIRSKLNKRNPLHYCTPEEFVADVFLMFRNCGKFNYPDSEVAHAGRSLEAFFSAKLQDVFPDRVFPVLEDDSDSEDYDEAYRAGVAGFLWPERKEQSHRKRKRRHSAHWRRQHL, from the exons ATGGACAAG CGCTGCACAGACTGCCGCGAACCCCGTGCTGCCCAGAGCCTTTGCACGCTCTGCAACAAGCGCCTGTGCTACCAGTGCACCAGCATGCACCAGGACCACACCCTGGCCGGCCCCTCTGCATCCCCCGGGCCCCCACTGCTGCCTGAGGCAGGCAGGAGGCGTGCTTACATGG GCCCCGGCTGCTGGTCCACCAGCACCCTGCACTGTCACTACCACAGGCAGGAGCCGCTGGACCTCTTCTGCGAGACCTGTGACCTCCTGTCCTGCAGCAGCTGCCACCTCTTCACCCACAAAGACCACAG GCTGATTCATGTGGGAAAAGCTCTTCAGGAGCAGCACTGGCTCTTTGAGAACCTGATGGCCCAAGTGGAGGACAAGCGGTTGGTGGTGGGGGACATCGCCAAGCAGATGGAAGCCAG GTTACATTCCATAAAGAAcatgcagaggaaagcagagaaTCAGATTAAAATGGCGAAGATGATCATGATGAATGAGCTCACCAAACGTGCCAACCTGTTAATAGAGCAGTTGGAG AAGATCTCCAGTGAGGTCCGGCAGAACCTCGAGAACCAGCTGCAGGGGGTGATGGAACTGTGTGCCCAGCTGGGTCAGGCGCAGAACTTCATATGCTGGGCTACACTGCACAACAGGAGGAACCCGCTTCTGTTTAGCAAGGAACTG ATCACTTACCAGATGCAGTGCTTGCTGGTGTCCCAGCTTTATTCTGACCTGGCTCCCCCTGTGAAGATCAAATTCAACTGGGACGCCAGCTTCTGGACCAGGCAGATTTCCACCTTAG GTCAGGTGACCACTGAGGGAGGAAGTGGTCCTCACTGTGAAGGTGGCGGCTGCCCGAGCGTCCTGAAGCCCCAGCCGATCCCCTGCGCTGCTGCTCCGCTGTCCCTGTGCCGCAGTGCTTTGGAGCAGGGCTGCAGCTTCCGGCCCCAGCTGTGCTGCGCTCACTGTGCTACTCCCCCTAAGTCAGACAGACTCCACCCTGACCTGCTGATAGGCCACACACGGGCTCCAGGCCTGGGCCAGGGGTCGCTGTGTCACCCCTTAAGCAGCTATCCCGAGAAGAGTCTGCAGCGAGCTCAGCCAGTGCAACCAAAGTCCGTCTTGAAGCCCGTGACACGACTGGAGGATAAACGGCCAGAACAAAACCTTCGTGGTCCCAAGTGCATCCGGGCTGCCCAGTCGCTGCCATCGCTGCACCAGGGCGACCAGCTGGCCGGGCACCTGGATCCCCATAGCGGTCTGGTGCCTGTCGCCCATCCGCGGCCACTCCCTGCGCAGCCCTTTGCGCAGGCGCTGCTGCCCACTGTGGACGCCTACTACCTAGGCTTTAGCCACTCGCTGCCCAGGCAGCCAGCACCTGCGCAGTCGAGCCTTCCCATCACGTTGCACTACTCCTCAGAGCCCAATAGGTCTGCGCAGCTTTCCCCCGGTCCCGAAAGGCAGCAGGGGCGGCCAGCCGCCGTCTGGAGCAAGCTAGAACCGGCCCCCAAGCAGGTACAGCTGGCTGCAGACTGGAGCGGGTCGCTGCCGGAACGACGGGTCACACTCACATGCGCGGAGCATAGTTCAGCTGATGCAGGCGAGCAGCAGCTGGCCGGGCATTGCAGCAGGACGGAAGGCAGCACGCAGCAGCTGCCAGTGGCTGCAGGTCTGAGCCCAGCAGGCATGGTCAACCACCAGAACCAGGCAGCCACCACTCAGGGCACCGCAGATCCTGCTAACGCAGCCACCCCGCCGACCGCAGCTTGTGCAGGAACCAACCAGGACGTGCAGGGGAAGCATGCGACTGCGCAGCTTCAGCAGAGGAAGGAGCAGGCAGCCTCCCCAGGGCCAGGGAGCAGCCCGGAGCGGCAGGGTAGACGGCAGCCAGCGGAGACAGAGCAGCGACGGCTTGACGGTGGTGATCAGAGG AAATCCACTCCTCCCAGGATGTTGGAGCCAGACCACGATCTTCCCAGAGCATCGCTGCAGGGTGCAAGACCTGGATCCCGAGGGGCCCCAGAGGAATGGGCGGCGCCACTGAGCAGCCCTCCAGGGGGTGACTCTGCAGGGTCCACCCTCAGCTTAGCAACAGTCTCCAAGGAGCGGGGACAGGCCGCTCGCCAG GGTGACCGCAGTTCGCCACACGTGCAGAGCCCGCTGTCAAATGCTGCGGTGAGCCTGAGCCGCAGCAACAGCGCATCTCTACTCTGTGTATCCCCTGTGACCGCTTGTAAGACAGAGCCAG atatttgCCCTTATGAAGAAATTAATTCTGGTGATAAAGACAGTTCTTCTACGTCAAGGAAAGAGCCATCAAG AAAGGGCCAAGCGGTGATCAAGATTCCAGGGAGCTCTAGAGTTCCAGTCGTACGTCTGGAACGACTGAAGATACGAGTAAAGCCAGGGTTTTTATCAAAGCCACCAGTAGATGTAGAAATCGGACCTGGTGCCGACCCAGCATTGAAAAGAGAGCTCGCAACCACTGAAGATCCACGGCAGAGTTTATCCTCCAAG GAGCAGGCTGCTGTTCTTTGTTGGTCACCTTTGAACTCTGAGCCCTTTGAACAAATATCAGCTGACATCCAACCATCATTCAGCCCTGATGCTGATGTGCAGTCCTCTGTCCGGCTGAGATCAGAGGAGCTGCTGTCAGCCCTTACAAACAGCACTAGAGCCGAACCTGAATCGGATCCTGGTCCACCCGCTGAATTGGACCAAAGATCTGAGTCTGAACCAAGATCTGAGTCGGAACCAAGATCTGAGTCTGAACCAAGATCTGAGTCGGAACCAAGATCTGAGTCGGAACCAAGATCTGAATCTGATCCGGCATCAGAATCTGAGCCAGATTTGGATTTAGAGTTAGATGTGGAATCTGAGGCAGATTCAGAGTCAGAGCAACAGCCAGAATCAGATCCAGGTTTAGAATCGGATTCACCGCTTGAATCAGATTCTGACCTGGAATCAGAACAGCAGCCAGATTCAGAGATATCTGCGGAATCGGAGCCAGAATTTGAATCGCACCTGGAATCAGATCAGGACTCGAATTCAGATGCCGATCATATAACAGAGATAATTGCAGAGTCAGATCCGGATCCAGGAGGCCTGTGTGTGCACGGTGCTAGTCCCCACAAACTGGCTGAAGCTGTGCTGTTGGAGAGCGACCATCGCGAGGAAACTGTAGAGATGGAGAACGAGGACTTTTGTGCCGTGTGTCTGAACGGGGGTGACCTGCTCTGCTGTGACCGCTGTCCCAAGGTGTTCCACCTCTCCTGCCACATCCCACCTCTCCTCAGCTTCCCCAT GGGGGACTGGGTGTGCACGCTATGCCGGGACATCCAGGAGCCGGAGATGGAGTATGACTGTGAGAACATACGCCACGCCGCACAGAATGCTGGGAAGGCCATGCTGTACGGCCTGTCCCCCTGTGACCAGAGG AAATGCGAGAAGCTGACGATGTCCATCGCCTGCAACATCCTCAGTGCCCCCTTCCACGAGCCGGTCAGTCCACTG GCGCGCCATTACTACCAGATAATCAGGAAACCCATGGACCTGTCAGTGATCAGGAGTAAGCTGAATAAGAGGAACCCGCTGCACTACTGCACACCAGAGGAGTTTGTGGCCGACGTCTTCCTGATGTTCCGCAATTGCGGCAAGTTCAATTAT CCAGACTCCGAGGTGGCCCACGCTGGCCGCAGTCTAGAGGCCTTCTTCAGCGCCAAGCTGCAGGACGTCTTTCCCGATAGGGTCTTTCCCGTGCTGGAGGACGACTCGGACAGTGAGGACTATGATGAGGCCTACCGGGCCGGCGTGGCCGGCTTCCTGTGGCCAGAGAGGAAGGAGCAGAGCCACcgaaagaggaagaggaggcactCGGCCCACTGGAGGAGACAGCACCTTTAA
- the LOC111840045 gene encoding tripartite motif-containing protein 66-like isoform X2, translating to MHQDHTLAGPSASPGPPLLPEAGRRRAYMGPGCWSTSTLHCHYHRQEPLDLFCETCDLLSCSSCHLFTHKDHRLIHVGKALQEQHWLFENLMAQVEDKRLVVGDIAKQMEARLHSIKNMQRKAENQIKMAKMIMMNELTKRANLLIEQLEKISSEVRQNLENQLQGVMELCAQLGQAQNFICWATLHNRRNPLLFSKELITYQMQCLLVSQLYSDLAPPVKIKFNWDASFWTRQISTLGQVTTEGGSGPHCEGGGCPSVLKPQPIPCAAAPLSLCRSALEQGCSFRPQLCCAHCATPPKSDRLHPDLLIGHTRAPGLGQGSLCHPLSSYPEKSLQRAQPVQPKSVLKPVTRLEDKRPEQNLRGPKCIRAAQSLPSLHQGDQLAGHLDPHSGLVPVAHPRPLPAQPFAQALLPTVDAYYLGFSHSLPRQPAPAQSSLPITLHYSSEPNRSAQLSPGPERQQGRPAAVWSKLEPAPKQVQLAADWSGSLPERRVTLTCAEHSSADAGEQQLAGHCSRTEGSTQQLPVAAGLSPAGMVNHQNQAATTQGTADPANAATPPTAACAGTNQDVQGKHATAQLQQRKEQAASPGPGSSPERQGRRQPAETEQRRLDGGDQRKSTPPRMLEPDHDLPRASLQGARPGSRGAPEEWAAPLSSPPGGDSAGSTLSLATVSKERGQAARQGDRSSPHVQSPLSNAAVSLSRSNSASLLCVSPVTACKTEPDICPYEEINSGDKDSSSTSRKEPSRKGQAVIKIPGSSRVPVVRLERLKIRVKPGFLSKPPVDVEIGPGADPALKRELATTEDPRQSLSSKEQAAVLCWSPLNSEPFEQISADIQPSFSPDADVQSSVRLRSEELLSALTNSTRAEPESDPGPPAELDQRSESEPRSESEPRSESEPRSESEPRSESEPRSESDPASESEPDLDLELDVESEADSESEQQPESDPGLESDSPLESDSDLESEQQPDSEISAESEPEFESHLESDQDSNSDADHITEIIAESDPDPGGLCVHGASPHKLAEAVLLESDHREETVEMENEDFCAVCLNGGDLLCCDRCPKVFHLSCHIPPLLSFPMGDWVCTLCRDIQEPEMEYDCENIRHAAQNAGKAMLYGLSPCDQRKCEKLTMSIACNILSAPFHEPVSPLARHYYQIIRKPMDLSVIRSKLNKRNPLHYCTPEEFVADVFLMFRNCGKFNYPDSEVAHAGRSLEAFFSAKLQDVFPDRVFPVLEDDSDSEDYDEAYRAGVAGFLWPERKEQSHRKRKRRHSAHWRRQHL from the exons ATGCACCAGGACCACACCCTGGCCGGCCCCTCTGCATCCCCCGGGCCCCCACTGCTGCCTGAGGCAGGCAGGAGGCGTGCTTACATGG GCCCCGGCTGCTGGTCCACCAGCACCCTGCACTGTCACTACCACAGGCAGGAGCCGCTGGACCTCTTCTGCGAGACCTGTGACCTCCTGTCCTGCAGCAGCTGCCACCTCTTCACCCACAAAGACCACAG GCTGATTCATGTGGGAAAAGCTCTTCAGGAGCAGCACTGGCTCTTTGAGAACCTGATGGCCCAAGTGGAGGACAAGCGGTTGGTGGTGGGGGACATCGCCAAGCAGATGGAAGCCAG GTTACATTCCATAAAGAAcatgcagaggaaagcagagaaTCAGATTAAAATGGCGAAGATGATCATGATGAATGAGCTCACCAAACGTGCCAACCTGTTAATAGAGCAGTTGGAG AAGATCTCCAGTGAGGTCCGGCAGAACCTCGAGAACCAGCTGCAGGGGGTGATGGAACTGTGTGCCCAGCTGGGTCAGGCGCAGAACTTCATATGCTGGGCTACACTGCACAACAGGAGGAACCCGCTTCTGTTTAGCAAGGAACTG ATCACTTACCAGATGCAGTGCTTGCTGGTGTCCCAGCTTTATTCTGACCTGGCTCCCCCTGTGAAGATCAAATTCAACTGGGACGCCAGCTTCTGGACCAGGCAGATTTCCACCTTAG GTCAGGTGACCACTGAGGGAGGAAGTGGTCCTCACTGTGAAGGTGGCGGCTGCCCGAGCGTCCTGAAGCCCCAGCCGATCCCCTGCGCTGCTGCTCCGCTGTCCCTGTGCCGCAGTGCTTTGGAGCAGGGCTGCAGCTTCCGGCCCCAGCTGTGCTGCGCTCACTGTGCTACTCCCCCTAAGTCAGACAGACTCCACCCTGACCTGCTGATAGGCCACACACGGGCTCCAGGCCTGGGCCAGGGGTCGCTGTGTCACCCCTTAAGCAGCTATCCCGAGAAGAGTCTGCAGCGAGCTCAGCCAGTGCAACCAAAGTCCGTCTTGAAGCCCGTGACACGACTGGAGGATAAACGGCCAGAACAAAACCTTCGTGGTCCCAAGTGCATCCGGGCTGCCCAGTCGCTGCCATCGCTGCACCAGGGCGACCAGCTGGCCGGGCACCTGGATCCCCATAGCGGTCTGGTGCCTGTCGCCCATCCGCGGCCACTCCCTGCGCAGCCCTTTGCGCAGGCGCTGCTGCCCACTGTGGACGCCTACTACCTAGGCTTTAGCCACTCGCTGCCCAGGCAGCCAGCACCTGCGCAGTCGAGCCTTCCCATCACGTTGCACTACTCCTCAGAGCCCAATAGGTCTGCGCAGCTTTCCCCCGGTCCCGAAAGGCAGCAGGGGCGGCCAGCCGCCGTCTGGAGCAAGCTAGAACCGGCCCCCAAGCAGGTACAGCTGGCTGCAGACTGGAGCGGGTCGCTGCCGGAACGACGGGTCACACTCACATGCGCGGAGCATAGTTCAGCTGATGCAGGCGAGCAGCAGCTGGCCGGGCATTGCAGCAGGACGGAAGGCAGCACGCAGCAGCTGCCAGTGGCTGCAGGTCTGAGCCCAGCAGGCATGGTCAACCACCAGAACCAGGCAGCCACCACTCAGGGCACCGCAGATCCTGCTAACGCAGCCACCCCGCCGACCGCAGCTTGTGCAGGAACCAACCAGGACGTGCAGGGGAAGCATGCGACTGCGCAGCTTCAGCAGAGGAAGGAGCAGGCAGCCTCCCCAGGGCCAGGGAGCAGCCCGGAGCGGCAGGGTAGACGGCAGCCAGCGGAGACAGAGCAGCGACGGCTTGACGGTGGTGATCAGAGG AAATCCACTCCTCCCAGGATGTTGGAGCCAGACCACGATCTTCCCAGAGCATCGCTGCAGGGTGCAAGACCTGGATCCCGAGGGGCCCCAGAGGAATGGGCGGCGCCACTGAGCAGCCCTCCAGGGGGTGACTCTGCAGGGTCCACCCTCAGCTTAGCAACAGTCTCCAAGGAGCGGGGACAGGCCGCTCGCCAG GGTGACCGCAGTTCGCCACACGTGCAGAGCCCGCTGTCAAATGCTGCGGTGAGCCTGAGCCGCAGCAACAGCGCATCTCTACTCTGTGTATCCCCTGTGACCGCTTGTAAGACAGAGCCAG atatttgCCCTTATGAAGAAATTAATTCTGGTGATAAAGACAGTTCTTCTACGTCAAGGAAAGAGCCATCAAG AAAGGGCCAAGCGGTGATCAAGATTCCAGGGAGCTCTAGAGTTCCAGTCGTACGTCTGGAACGACTGAAGATACGAGTAAAGCCAGGGTTTTTATCAAAGCCACCAGTAGATGTAGAAATCGGACCTGGTGCCGACCCAGCATTGAAAAGAGAGCTCGCAACCACTGAAGATCCACGGCAGAGTTTATCCTCCAAG GAGCAGGCTGCTGTTCTTTGTTGGTCACCTTTGAACTCTGAGCCCTTTGAACAAATATCAGCTGACATCCAACCATCATTCAGCCCTGATGCTGATGTGCAGTCCTCTGTCCGGCTGAGATCAGAGGAGCTGCTGTCAGCCCTTACAAACAGCACTAGAGCCGAACCTGAATCGGATCCTGGTCCACCCGCTGAATTGGACCAAAGATCTGAGTCTGAACCAAGATCTGAGTCGGAACCAAGATCTGAGTCTGAACCAAGATCTGAGTCGGAACCAAGATCTGAGTCGGAACCAAGATCTGAATCTGATCCGGCATCAGAATCTGAGCCAGATTTGGATTTAGAGTTAGATGTGGAATCTGAGGCAGATTCAGAGTCAGAGCAACAGCCAGAATCAGATCCAGGTTTAGAATCGGATTCACCGCTTGAATCAGATTCTGACCTGGAATCAGAACAGCAGCCAGATTCAGAGATATCTGCGGAATCGGAGCCAGAATTTGAATCGCACCTGGAATCAGATCAGGACTCGAATTCAGATGCCGATCATATAACAGAGATAATTGCAGAGTCAGATCCGGATCCAGGAGGCCTGTGTGTGCACGGTGCTAGTCCCCACAAACTGGCTGAAGCTGTGCTGTTGGAGAGCGACCATCGCGAGGAAACTGTAGAGATGGAGAACGAGGACTTTTGTGCCGTGTGTCTGAACGGGGGTGACCTGCTCTGCTGTGACCGCTGTCCCAAGGTGTTCCACCTCTCCTGCCACATCCCACCTCTCCTCAGCTTCCCCAT GGGGGACTGGGTGTGCACGCTATGCCGGGACATCCAGGAGCCGGAGATGGAGTATGACTGTGAGAACATACGCCACGCCGCACAGAATGCTGGGAAGGCCATGCTGTACGGCCTGTCCCCCTGTGACCAGAGG AAATGCGAGAAGCTGACGATGTCCATCGCCTGCAACATCCTCAGTGCCCCCTTCCACGAGCCGGTCAGTCCACTG GCGCGCCATTACTACCAGATAATCAGGAAACCCATGGACCTGTCAGTGATCAGGAGTAAGCTGAATAAGAGGAACCCGCTGCACTACTGCACACCAGAGGAGTTTGTGGCCGACGTCTTCCTGATGTTCCGCAATTGCGGCAAGTTCAATTAT CCAGACTCCGAGGTGGCCCACGCTGGCCGCAGTCTAGAGGCCTTCTTCAGCGCCAAGCTGCAGGACGTCTTTCCCGATAGGGTCTTTCCCGTGCTGGAGGACGACTCGGACAGTGAGGACTATGATGAGGCCTACCGGGCCGGCGTGGCCGGCTTCCTGTGGCCAGAGAGGAAGGAGCAGAGCCACcgaaagaggaagaggaggcactCGGCCCACTGGAGGAGACAGCACCTTTAA